Proteins co-encoded in one Bacillus infantis NRRL B-14911 genomic window:
- a CDS encoding molybdopterin-dependent oxidoreductase: MKRVLPPGQFETEKWPVLHQGDVYEFDEASWDFRLFGEVEEEVSLSYAEMMMLPKTVSSIDMHCVTTWSKFGTRFEGIALRELLQLVNIKEDVKYIKIYGYYNGDRFGYSANLPLGDLLGNDALFVYRWKDENHEWQEISPKHGYPLRFIPPASFYLWKGSKWVSGIRFMKDDEEGFWEELGYSMTADPFKEERYR, from the coding sequence GTGAAGCGGGTGCTGCCGCCAGGGCAATTTGAAACTGAAAAATGGCCTGTTCTCCACCAGGGCGATGTTTATGAATTTGATGAAGCTTCTTGGGATTTCAGGCTCTTTGGAGAGGTAGAAGAGGAGGTTTCCCTGTCATATGCTGAAATGATGATGCTGCCAAAAACGGTGTCCAGCATTGATATGCATTGTGTGACTACCTGGTCCAAGTTTGGGACCAGGTTTGAAGGCATCGCTTTAAGGGAACTGCTGCAGCTGGTCAATATCAAGGAAGATGTCAAATATATAAAGATATACGGGTATTATAACGGGGACCGTTTTGGCTACTCTGCAAACCTGCCTCTGGGGGACCTTCTAGGCAATGACGCCCTGTTTGTATACAGATGGAAGGATGAAAACCATGAATGGCAGGAAATATCCCCTAAGCATGGCTACCCGCTGAGATTCATACCTCCAGCCTCTTTCTATTTGTGGAAAGGCTCAAAATGGGTATCCGGCATCCGTTTTATGAAAGACGATGAAGAAGGCTTCTGGGAGGAGCTTGGCTACTCCATGACCGCCGATCCGTTTAAGGAGGAAAGATACAGATGA
- a CDS encoding M55 family metallopeptidase has product MKIYLSVDMEGITGLSDYTHVDSSRHNYERSRIIMTDEANFIVSEAFDRGATEVLVNDSHSKMNNLLVERMHPETQLITGDVKPFSMVQGLNSEFSGAIFAGYHARASMEGVMSHTMIFGVRNIYINDTAVGELGFNAYVAGHFGVPVIMVAGDDRAAKEAEELIPNVTTAVVKQTISRSAVKTLTPAKAGMLLKEKTAAAIENREKVKPLVPPDAPLLRIEFANYGQAEWAGLMPGTEIEKGTTTVRFQAKNILEAYQAMLVMTELAMRTAFC; this is encoded by the coding sequence ATGAAAATATATCTATCGGTTGATATGGAAGGCATAACCGGGCTGTCTGATTATACCCATGTTGATTCTTCCAGGCATAATTACGAAAGAAGCCGCATCATTATGACAGACGAAGCAAATTTTATTGTTTCAGAAGCTTTTGACCGCGGTGCTACTGAGGTGCTGGTGAATGACAGCCATTCCAAAATGAATAATCTTCTTGTTGAGAGGATGCACCCGGAAACCCAGCTGATCACAGGGGATGTTAAGCCTTTCAGCATGGTCCAGGGTTTAAATTCTGAATTCTCAGGTGCTATATTCGCTGGCTATCATGCACGGGCATCCATGGAAGGTGTAATGTCTCACACCATGATATTCGGTGTCCGGAATATATACATAAATGACACAGCAGTCGGGGAGCTGGGATTCAACGCATATGTGGCAGGCCATTTTGGAGTACCGGTGATCATGGTTGCAGGCGATGACAGGGCGGCCAAAGAAGCCGAAGAGCTTATTCCGAATGTAACGACAGCCGTTGTAAAACAGACCATTTCCCGTTCGGCTGTAAAAACCCTCACACCGGCTAAGGCCGGAATGCTTTTGAAAGAAAAAACCGCCGCTGCTATCGAAAACAGGGAAAAGGTTAAACCGCTTGTCCCGCCGGATGCCCCTCTCCTGAGGATTGAATTTGCAAACTACGGCCAGGCAGAATGGGCAGGGCTTATGCCTGGTACGGAAATAGAAAAAGGAACGACAACTGTCCGGTTCCAGGCAAAAAATATTCTGGAAGCATACCAGGCTATGCTGGTCATGACCGAGCTGGCCATGAGAACGGCATTTTGTTAG
- a CDS encoding ABC transporter ATP-binding protein, producing the protein MEKVLEIKNLHVSFSTYGGEVKAVRGVEFDLYKGETLAIVGESGSGKSVTSQSIMKLIPSPPGRIAEGSILFNGRDLTRLKESEMRKIRGADISMIFQDPMTALNPTITVGEQIIEGIRQHQSVSKDQAKKKALEMLKLVGIPSPESRLRQYPHQFSGGMRQRIVIAMALVCEPEILIADEPTTALDVTIQAQILDLFKEIQQKTGVSIILITHDLGVVAQVADRVAVMYAGKIVEAGTRREIFYSPQHPYTVGLLNSVPRLDSEEGELVPIPGSPPDLFAPPQGCPFAARCDYAMEVCEKVYPFESRLSSEHHVDCWLQDERAKKMLVRVR; encoded by the coding sequence ATGGAAAAAGTATTGGAAATCAAAAATTTGCATGTTTCCTTTTCCACCTATGGCGGAGAGGTAAAAGCAGTCCGCGGGGTGGAATTTGATTTATACAAAGGGGAAACCCTGGCTATAGTCGGCGAATCCGGAAGCGGCAAAAGCGTCACTTCCCAGAGCATCATGAAGCTGATACCTTCCCCGCCCGGAAGAATCGCAGAGGGGTCGATCCTGTTCAATGGCCGGGACCTGACCCGGCTGAAAGAGTCAGAGATGCGCAAGATCCGGGGGGCGGACATATCCATGATCTTTCAGGATCCCATGACAGCTCTTAATCCGACCATTACAGTTGGGGAACAGATTATAGAAGGAATCCGGCAGCATCAGTCCGTTTCCAAAGACCAGGCTAAGAAAAAGGCTTTGGAGATGCTTAAACTGGTGGGGATACCCAGTCCTGAGTCAAGGCTCAGGCAATACCCGCACCAATTCAGCGGCGGCATGAGGCAGAGAATAGTCATTGCGATGGCCCTTGTCTGCGAGCCGGAAATATTGATTGCGGATGAGCCGACGACCGCCCTGGATGTAACCATTCAGGCACAGATACTTGATTTGTTCAAGGAAATCCAGCAAAAGACAGGTGTATCCATTATATTGATCACCCATGACCTTGGCGTGGTTGCGCAGGTAGCTGACCGTGTCGCAGTTATGTATGCCGGGAAGATCGTTGAGGCAGGCACAAGAAGGGAGATTTTCTATAGTCCTCAGCATCCTTATACAGTAGGGCTGCTGAACTCGGTGCCGCGCCTTGATTCTGAAGAAGGGGAGCTTGTGCCGATACCTGGATCCCCCCCTGATTTGTTCGCACCGCCGCAGGGCTGTCCTTTTGCAGCAAGATGTGATTATGCAATGGAAGTTTGTGAAAAAGTCTATCCGTTTGAAAGCCGTTTAAGCAGTGAGCATCATGTGGACTGCTGGCTGCAGGATGAGCGCGCTAAAAAAATGCTGGTCCGTGTAAGATAG
- a CDS encoding LLM class flavin-dependent oxidoreductase: MSENKKLSDIKYSVLDLSPINEGSTAAVSLKNTLDLAQHAEKWGYTRYWLAEHHNMAGIASSATSVVIGHVAGGTSSIRVGSGGIMLPNHAPLVIAEQFGTLESLYPGRIDLGLGRAPGTDQLTAHALRRDRGNDGQDFPEQLEELREYFEAESPAERKRVRAIPGEGLNIPIWLLGSSGFSARLSAQLGLPFAFASHFSPDNTLPALQLYRSHFTPSDELSEPYAMVGVNVIAADTQEEAERLATSMQQQFLNLIRNTPGALKPPVDNMDELWSEYEKALLQQQLGSSIIGDAETVQKKLQEFLDKTQANEFMVNAQIYDHKARLRSFEIVSEIMKKQ; encoded by the coding sequence ATGTCTGAGAATAAAAAGTTAAGCGATATTAAATATTCTGTACTTGATCTTTCACCTATCAATGAAGGCAGTACAGCAGCGGTTTCATTGAAGAATACTCTGGACCTCGCACAGCATGCCGAAAAATGGGGCTATACGCGCTATTGGCTTGCAGAGCATCATAATATGGCAGGGATCGCCAGCTCTGCTACTTCTGTTGTGATCGGACATGTCGCCGGGGGAACCTCTAGCATCAGGGTTGGTTCCGGCGGAATTATGCTTCCGAACCATGCACCGCTTGTCATAGCAGAGCAGTTCGGTACATTGGAATCTCTTTATCCGGGCAGAATTGACCTTGGTCTCGGGCGTGCGCCGGGCACTGACCAGCTAACAGCACATGCATTGCGCAGGGACCGCGGAAACGATGGACAGGATTTCCCTGAACAGCTTGAAGAACTCCGGGAGTATTTTGAAGCAGAGTCGCCGGCTGAAAGGAAAAGAGTAAGAGCCATTCCAGGCGAAGGCTTGAATATACCGATCTGGCTTTTGGGCTCAAGCGGCTTCAGCGCCAGGCTCTCTGCCCAGCTGGGACTGCCTTTTGCGTTTGCCAGCCACTTCTCTCCTGATAATACCCTGCCTGCCCTTCAGCTTTACCGAAGCCATTTTACGCCATCAGATGAACTATCTGAGCCTTATGCAATGGTAGGGGTCAATGTGATTGCCGCTGATACACAGGAAGAAGCTGAAAGGCTCGCCACTAGCATGCAGCAGCAGTTCCTTAATTTGATCCGCAATACACCAGGTGCCCTGAAGCCGCCTGTCGACAACATGGATGAACTATGGAGTGAATACGAAAAGGCTCTGCTGCAGCAGCAGCTTGGCTCATCCATTATTGGCGATGCAGAAACGGTGCAGAAGAAGCTGCAGGAATTCCTGGACAAAACTCAGGCTAATGAATTCATGGTCAACGCCCAAATTTATGATCACAAAGCCCGCTTGCGGTCATTTGAAATTGTTAGTGAGATCATGAAAAAACAGTAA
- a CDS encoding ATP-binding cassette domain-containing protein has product MNKHMIELIEAEKNIKGKMILTNINLKLDEGERAAIIGHNGSGKSTLLKLMAGFFEPTAGSVKRRTKKIGFVPEHFPDQNRFRMREFLLSAGRMGGRTKSELEEEIEYYAELFNAEGFLETPLKNCSKGTMQKAGIIQALLLQPDVLLLDEPLTGLDEEAQQAFLRYLPGLKGKMAIAFTAHENFLVREAADRVIELENGSVVSDVNNVAEAVKYIKALVPHISILKELPAVQYSQLDHNLFIIKEAASASDVLLKSLLDSGCSIVEVIERGGAL; this is encoded by the coding sequence ATGAATAAGCATATGATTGAATTAATTGAGGCAGAGAAAAACATAAAAGGGAAGATGATTCTCACTAATATTAATTTAAAGCTGGATGAGGGTGAACGGGCAGCTATAATCGGGCACAATGGCTCTGGGAAAAGCACCTTATTGAAACTGATGGCAGGTTTTTTTGAACCTACTGCCGGAAGCGTAAAAAGGAGGACCAAGAAGATCGGGTTTGTTCCTGAACATTTCCCTGATCAAAATCGGTTCAGGATGAGAGAGTTTCTTTTGTCTGCAGGAAGAATGGGAGGCCGAACGAAGTCAGAGCTTGAGGAAGAGATTGAATATTATGCTGAGTTATTCAATGCAGAAGGGTTTCTGGAAACTCCCTTGAAGAATTGTTCTAAGGGAACGATGCAGAAGGCTGGGATTATCCAGGCCCTTCTGCTGCAGCCGGATGTTCTCCTCCTGGATGAGCCATTGACCGGTCTGGACGAGGAAGCCCAGCAGGCATTCCTCAGGTACCTTCCAGGCCTTAAAGGAAAAATGGCCATTGCTTTTACTGCTCATGAAAACTTCCTTGTCAGAGAGGCGGCGGACAGGGTGATTGAATTGGAAAATGGTTCTGTTGTATCTGATGTTAATAATGTTGCAGAAGCCGTAAAATACATAAAAGCCCTAGTCCCGCATATTTCAATCCTAAAAGAGTTGCCAGCTGTTCAGTATAGCCAATTGGACCATAACCTGTTTATTATTAAAGAAGCAGCTTCGGCATCAGACGTCCTTCTAAAAAGCCTTCTTGATTCTGGCTGTTCAATTGTTGAAGTGATAGAAAGGGGGGGAGCGCTTTGA
- a CDS encoding ABC transporter permease, producing MNSYILKRLLSMLVTLWLIITLTFFLMHSIPGSPFNEERATSEAVQKNLEAYYHLDEPLPVQYATYLKSLITLDFGPSIKKSSQTVNDMLSRGFPVSFELGMWTLLLAVFSGIVLGIIAALRHNGFIDYLAMTIAVLGISVPNFVLATLLIQQVAVNWDLLPAATWTSWRHMILPTLALATGPMAIIARLTRASMLEVLTQDYIRTAKAKGLTPVKIVFKHALRNALLPVVTVLGTMAASILTGTFVIEKIFAIPGMGKYFIESIGNRDYPVIMGTTVFYSAVLIFMLFLVDFAYGVLDPRIKLSKREGR from the coding sequence ATGAATAGTTATATACTCAAAAGACTTTTATCGATGCTTGTTACACTATGGCTGATCATCACGCTTACCTTTTTCCTGATGCACAGCATCCCTGGTTCTCCTTTCAACGAAGAAAGGGCGACGAGCGAAGCTGTCCAGAAGAACCTGGAGGCCTATTATCATCTGGATGAACCGCTTCCTGTCCAATATGCAACTTACCTGAAGTCGCTTATAACGCTGGATTTCGGACCTTCTATCAAAAAGTCGTCACAGACAGTCAATGACATGCTGAGCAGGGGCTTTCCGGTGTCATTTGAACTTGGGATGTGGACTTTGCTCCTGGCAGTCTTTTCGGGGATCGTGCTTGGCATCATCGCAGCACTCAGGCATAACGGATTCATTGACTATCTGGCGATGACCATCGCTGTGCTTGGCATATCAGTTCCCAACTTTGTTCTGGCAACGCTGCTGATCCAGCAGGTTGCTGTCAATTGGGACCTGCTTCCCGCAGCTACATGGACCAGCTGGAGGCATATGATTCTCCCGACACTGGCTCTCGCAACCGGCCCGATGGCAATCATTGCAAGGCTGACAAGGGCAAGCATGCTCGAAGTGCTGACCCAGGATTATATCAGGACGGCCAAGGCAAAGGGACTTACACCGGTAAAAATCGTATTCAAACATGCACTGAGAAACGCATTGCTTCCTGTTGTCACGGTGCTTGGCACCATGGCGGCTAGCATTTTGACCGGCACCTTTGTCATCGAGAAGATCTTTGCCATACCGGGGATGGGCAAGTATTTTATTGAAAGCATCGGAAACCGGGACTATCCCGTCATCATGGGAACAACCGTTTTTTATAGCGCCGTACTTATCTTCATGCTGTTTCTGGTGGATTTCGCCTATGGCGTACTCGATCCCCGCATTAAGCTGAGTAAAAGGGAGGGACGATAA
- a CDS encoding TRAP transporter permease has translation MSNKGETLTQEQQQELLEKYDPEAGTRKLKGVLGWIVFLGLLSFSLFQLYTGIFGVLTAQLQRSIHLGFALALIFLLFPARKKDRGKKHKVAWYDLILAIAAVAVGAYWPLMIDEIVMRVGRLTDLDFYIGLTAIILVLEATRRAVGLPITIIAALFLAYALYGPYMPGFLAHRGLDLQRLVQTMFFTTEGILGTPLGVSATFIFLFLLFGSFLVKTGVGQYFNDLAVSIAGKRTGGPAKVAIFSSALQGTISGSSVANVVTSGSFTIPMMKKLGYKKEFAGAVEAAASTGGQLMPPIMGAAAFLMVEFIGGGITYWDIAKAAAIPALLYFTGIWIMTHFEAKRIGLRGLKKEEMPNRKKVLSKIYLLLPILAVVVLLMSGMSVIRAALWSILITIAVSAIKKETRINFKDAIDALVDGARTALGVAAATAAAGIIVGVVTKTGLGLKLANGLLDLAGGALIPTLMLTMLAAIVLGMGSPTTANYVITSTIAAPAIILLGVPDLSAHLFVFYFGIIADITPPVALAAFAAAGVSGGEPIKTGVNSAKLAIAAFIIPYMFVLSPELLMIDTTWYYLVWVVFTALAGMMAIGSGVIGYWFRRLWWFERIIGIVGGLCLIYPETLTDIIGLVSFAALIILQFVIKRDDSLKPQTAG, from the coding sequence TTGAGCAATAAAGGAGAAACACTGACTCAGGAACAGCAGCAGGAGCTGCTCGAAAAATATGATCCCGAAGCGGGGACGCGAAAGCTGAAGGGAGTGCTGGGATGGATTGTCTTTTTAGGCTTGCTGTCCTTCTCCCTATTTCAGCTTTACACTGGAATATTCGGTGTATTGACAGCGCAGCTACAGCGTTCCATCCACTTGGGATTTGCACTTGCGCTTATTTTTCTTCTTTTCCCGGCGAGGAAAAAGGACAGGGGGAAAAAGCATAAGGTAGCTTGGTATGATTTAATCCTTGCCATTGCTGCGGTTGCAGTAGGGGCATACTGGCCGCTTATGATTGATGAAATCGTTATGAGGGTCGGCCGTTTGACTGATCTTGATTTTTATATTGGACTTACAGCAATCATCCTTGTCCTTGAGGCAACCAGGAGGGCAGTCGGGCTTCCTATAACCATCATTGCTGCCCTTTTTCTTGCGTATGCCTTATACGGTCCTTATATGCCCGGATTCCTTGCGCACAGAGGCTTGGATCTCCAAAGGCTGGTGCAGACGATGTTCTTTACAACCGAAGGGATATTGGGTACGCCCCTCGGAGTTTCTGCCACCTTCATTTTCCTGTTCCTGCTGTTCGGGTCGTTCCTGGTAAAAACGGGTGTGGGGCAATATTTCAATGATCTGGCTGTCAGCATTGCCGGAAAAAGGACAGGCGGGCCTGCGAAGGTAGCGATCTTCTCCAGTGCACTTCAGGGTACGATCAGCGGGAGCTCAGTTGCCAATGTGGTAACTTCAGGTTCTTTTACAATCCCGATGATGAAAAAGCTTGGATACAAGAAGGAATTTGCCGGAGCGGTTGAGGCAGCAGCTTCTACAGGCGGACAGCTGATGCCGCCAATCATGGGGGCTGCGGCCTTCCTGATGGTCGAATTCATTGGCGGAGGCATCACCTACTGGGATATTGCCAAAGCAGCAGCGATTCCTGCCCTTCTTTATTTCACGGGGATATGGATCATGACCCACTTTGAAGCGAAAAGAATAGGGCTCAGGGGCCTGAAGAAAGAAGAAATGCCAAACCGCAAAAAAGTGCTGAGCAAAATCTATCTGCTGCTGCCTATCCTGGCAGTGGTCGTCCTGCTTATGAGCGGTATGAGTGTAATTAGGGCCGCTCTCTGGTCTATCCTCATTACAATAGCAGTCAGCGCTATCAAAAAAGAAACCAGGATTAATTTTAAAGATGCTATTGACGCGCTCGTTGACGGTGCAAGAACTGCCCTTGGTGTAGCCGCTGCAACCGCAGCTGCCGGCATTATCGTCGGTGTGGTAACCAAGACAGGGCTGGGGCTGAAGCTGGCAAATGGACTGCTTGATCTGGCCGGCGGTGCTTTAATACCGACGCTTATGCTCACGATGCTGGCTGCCATCGTCCTCGGGATGGGTTCACCGACGACAGCAAACTACGTCATTACATCAACCATCGCGGCACCTGCCATCATTTTGCTTGGTGTGCCTGATTTATCAGCCCACCTGTTTGTCTTTTATTTTGGCATCATTGCCGATATTACACCGCCAGTTGCACTTGCAGCCTTCGCAGCCGCTGGTGTATCCGGAGGGGAGCCGATCAAGACCGGGGTCAATTCGGCGAAGCTGGCGATCGCGGCCTTTATCATTCCGTATATGTTCGTTCTTTCGCCTGAATTGTTAATGATTGATACAACATGGTATTATCTGGTCTGGGTAGTCTTTACTGCTCTTGCGGGAATGATGGCTATCGGGTCAGGTGTTATCGGCTACTGGTTCAGAAGGCTGTGGTGGTTTGAACGCATAATCGGCATTGTTGGTGGTTTATGCCTCATCTATCCAGAAACTTTAACAGATATAATCGGCCTTGTTTCATTTGCAGCTCTTATCATCCTTCAGTTCGTTATTAAAAGGGATGATTCACTAAAGCCGCAGACTGCAGGCTGA
- a CDS encoding peptide ABC transporter substrate-binding protein, translating into MKKFFMLFLAMSLVFVMAACTANSDTGSEPSDEGKDSGDSGSEKVLYLNNGVEPTSFDPPIGFDAVSWNSLNNIMEGLTRLGKEHEAEPAAAEKWDVSEDGKTYTFHIRDNAKWSNGDDVTAGDFVFAWKRLLDPNTGSPAAFLGYFIEGGEAFNTGEGSADEVNVKAVDDKTFEVTLTSPQAYFLSIIANPAFFPVNEKTATENPEWFAEADTFVGNGPFKLTEWEHDTNMVMEKNEEYWDAENVKLDKVHWAMVNDTNTEYQMYQKGELDTSDVPADLSEQLFEEGKVQVEDQAGQYFYRFNVNKEPFQNVNIRKAFAMAVDQEQIVEFVTKNQEQPAYGFVPPGFKDPSGNDFREVNGDLVKTDAAQAKELLKKGMEEEGYSELPEVTLTYSTNDVHKKIAEALQQMLKENLGVDVKLANMEANVFATEQKALNLQLSRSSFLADYADPINFLENFQTGHSMNRTGWSNADFDKLIQSAKNEADEAKRYDMMYEAEKILYNESPIFSLHFYNQVYLQNEAVSGIVRHPVGYLELKWADKE; encoded by the coding sequence ATGAAAAAATTTTTCATGTTGTTTCTGGCAATGTCGCTTGTATTCGTCATGGCAGCCTGTACAGCCAATTCGGATACAGGAAGCGAACCTTCAGATGAGGGCAAAGATAGTGGGGATAGCGGAAGTGAAAAGGTGCTTTACTTAAATAATGGTGTAGAACCAACATCCTTTGACCCTCCAATCGGTTTTGATGCCGTTTCCTGGAACTCGCTGAATAATATCATGGAAGGCCTGACAAGGCTCGGCAAGGAGCATGAAGCAGAACCTGCCGCGGCAGAGAAGTGGGATGTTTCTGAAGATGGCAAGACATACACATTCCATATACGTGATAATGCAAAATGGTCTAACGGGGATGATGTCACAGCAGGGGATTTTGTTTTTGCCTGGAAACGCCTGCTTGATCCGAATACAGGTTCGCCGGCAGCTTTCCTCGGCTATTTCATTGAAGGCGGCGAAGCCTTTAATACTGGTGAAGGATCGGCTGATGAAGTGAACGTAAAAGCTGTCGATGATAAAACATTCGAAGTGACTTTGACTAGCCCGCAGGCTTACTTTTTAAGCATCATCGCCAATCCGGCATTTTTCCCGGTCAACGAAAAAACAGCGACTGAAAATCCGGAATGGTTTGCAGAAGCTGACACCTTTGTAGGAAATGGCCCGTTCAAGCTGACAGAATGGGAGCATGACACAAATATGGTCATGGAGAAAAATGAAGAGTATTGGGATGCGGAAAATGTCAAACTGGATAAAGTGCACTGGGCGATGGTGAATGACACGAATACCGAATACCAGATGTATCAAAAAGGGGAGCTGGACACTTCAGATGTACCGGCAGACCTTAGCGAGCAGCTCTTTGAAGAAGGCAAGGTCCAGGTTGAAGATCAGGCCGGCCAATATTTCTACCGCTTTAATGTGAATAAGGAGCCATTCCAGAATGTGAACATCAGAAAAGCTTTTGCAATGGCGGTGGATCAGGAGCAAATCGTTGAATTTGTAACCAAGAATCAGGAGCAGCCTGCTTATGGATTTGTTCCTCCAGGCTTTAAGGATCCGTCCGGGAATGATTTCCGCGAAGTGAACGGGGACCTGGTCAAAACTGATGCCGCACAGGCAAAAGAGCTGCTGAAGAAGGGAATGGAAGAGGAAGGCTACAGCGAGCTTCCTGAAGTGACTCTGACATACAGCACGAATGATGTGCATAAAAAAATTGCAGAAGCCCTACAGCAGATGCTTAAAGAAAATCTTGGGGTCGATGTAAAGCTTGCAAATATGGAAGCAAACGTGTTCGCGACTGAACAGAAGGCGCTGAACCTGCAGCTTTCCAGAAGCTCTTTCCTGGCTGATTATGCTGACCCGATCAACTTCCTTGAGAACTTCCAGACCGGCCACTCGATGAACCGGACCGGCTGGAGCAATGCCGATTTCGATAAGCTGATTCAATCCGCAAAAAATGAAGCTGATGAAGCGAAACGCTATGACATGATGTACGAAGCAGAAAAAATCCTTTATAATGAGTCGCCTATTTTCTCACTGCATTTCTATAACCAGGTATATCTCCAAAATGAAGCTGTATCAGGTATCGTCCGCCACCCAGTCGGATATCTGGAATTAAAATGGGCTGACAAAGAATAG
- a CDS encoding DUF3870 domain-containing protein: protein MYQDSTVYIIGDSKTSSNNPIMQKYNGFFIALVIDRDTHKIEDAECSSTIGLTSLFVKSLFAGKSMLEEEGILSEIEARYFGSSQKALMVAFKNASIKYKQIAGINLNV, encoded by the coding sequence ATGTATCAGGACAGCACAGTGTATATTATTGGAGACAGCAAGACATCCTCCAATAATCCGATCATGCAGAAATACAATGGTTTTTTCATTGCACTCGTCATTGACAGGGACACACATAAGATTGAAGATGCAGAATGCTCTTCAACAATTGGGCTGACTTCCCTGTTTGTTAAGTCATTGTTTGCAGGGAAATCCATGCTGGAGGAAGAAGGCATCCTTTCTGAAATAGAAGCGCGGTATTTTGGTTCTTCCCAGAAAGCGCTGATGGTTGCTTTTAAGAATGCCAGCATAAAGTACAAGCAAATAGCCGGAATAAATTTAAATGTATAG
- a CDS encoding ABC transporter permease, with amino-acid sequence MELRKQQERSVSPEIPDEWFTPRSKEEGEAEAVVRPSLSYWQDSWRRLSRNKLAMAGLVFLIFLLFMAIFGPVISPHSVESSKLTEQNLPPSSSHWFGTDELGRDVFTRTWYGARVSLFVAVIAALLDFMIGVIYGGIAGYKGGMADNLMMRIIEVLYGLPYLLVVILLAVVMGPGLTTIIVALSVTGWIGMARIVRGQVMQIKNYEFILASKTFGTKTSRIIRKNLLPNTMGPIIVQLTLTVPSAIFAEAFLSFLGLGIQAPFASWGVMANDGLSTILSGHWWRLFFPAFFISMTMFAFNVLGDGLQDALDPKLRR; translated from the coding sequence ATGGAATTGCGAAAACAGCAGGAGCGCAGCGTTTCCCCGGAAATTCCTGATGAGTGGTTTACGCCCCGTTCGAAAGAAGAGGGGGAAGCTGAGGCAGTAGTGAGGCCAAGCCTTTCCTACTGGCAGGATTCGTGGAGGCGGCTGTCGCGCAACAAGCTGGCAATGGCCGGACTCGTATTTCTCATCTTTCTGCTCTTTATGGCTATTTTTGGACCGGTCATTTCACCCCATTCGGTCGAAAGCTCTAAGCTGACCGAACAGAATCTCCCTCCATCCTCCAGCCACTGGTTCGGCACAGATGAATTGGGGCGGGATGTGTTCACAAGAACCTGGTATGGCGCCAGGGTCTCACTGTTCGTAGCGGTGATTGCGGCCCTGCTGGATTTTATGATCGGAGTCATCTATGGAGGCATTGCCGGCTATAAAGGAGGCATGGCAGACAACCTGATGATGCGGATCATTGAAGTCCTGTACGGCCTGCCATATCTGCTGGTTGTTATTCTTCTTGCAGTCGTAATGGGCCCTGGCCTGACGACCATCATTGTCGCCTTGTCAGTTACAGGCTGGATTGGAATGGCCCGGATTGTCAGGGGACAGGTCATGCAAATCAAAAATTATGAATTTATACTGGCATCCAAAACCTTTGGAACAAAGACATCGAGGATCATCAGAAAGAATCTCCTGCCTAATACAATGGGCCCGATCATCGTCCAGCTCACGCTGACCGTGCCGTCGGCCATATTTGCAGAAGCTTTCCTGAGCTTTCTTGGCCTGGGAATCCAGGCACCGTTTGCCAGCTGGGGAGTAATGGCCAATGACGGGCTGTCAACTATCCTTTCCGGCCATTGGTGGAGGCTGTTCTTTCCTGCCTTTTTCATCTCCATGACGATGTTTGCTTTTAATGTTCTCGGGGACGGCCTGCAGGATGCACTGGATCCAAAGCTGAGGAGGTAG